CAATCGGGATATCACCGAAACGAACCGACGCCAGCGGATCGAGTCCGGTATTGCCTATATCCCCGAAGACCGCCAGACAGAGGGGTTGGTCCAGGATTATGATCTGGTACACAACGCGTTGCTTGGCAACCAGACTATCGAACCGTACACCAGCCACGGATTTCTCGACTGGAGGGCGATCCGTGATCACGCAGAGGAGATCGTACAAGACTACGACGTACAACCTCAGAACCCGACCATCAAGGCGAGTTCTCTCTCCGGAGGCAACCAGCAGAAATTCATCGTCGGGCGCGAAATCGAACACGATCCAGACGTGGTGATCGCGTCACACCCGACCCGTGGGGTCGACATCGGTTCGATCGAGTCGATTCACGAACGGCTGGTCTCGCTTCGTGACGACGGACTGGCGATCGTGGTCGTCTCCTCGAAACTCGACGAGATTCAAAAGCTCTCGGACCGAATCGCGGTCATGTACGAAGGTGAATTCATCGACACAGTCGATCCGAACAATGTTACCGAAGAGGAACTGGGGCTGCTGATGGCGGGTCACGACCCCGATGAGGACGGAAAACCGATCGAACAGTCCCAACAGAGCGAGGCGGAGATATGAGCGACCGCGAATCAACTCGTTCTTCGGAGGTTCTCAGCCGGATCAGTGCTCGTCTCCAAAATGCATCGGTTCTCGGACGACTCGCCATTGCAGTAGCATCGACGGTTTCGGCGCTACTCATCGGGCTGATGATTGTCGCTGCTAGCGGATATGACCCGGTACAGTTCCTCGCCAACGTATTCGAGGGATCGTTCGGCGACGATGCTGCCATTGCACGGACACTGAAGTTCACGACGATCTTCGTCTTGACCGGTGTCGCGGTCGCAGTCGCGTTTCGAGCCGGGGTGTTCAACATCGGGGTACAGGGCCAGTTCATCGTCGGTGGGTTCGCTACCGTCATTTCGATTCTCTGGCTTGCCCCCATGGTACCGGAGGGAACGATCGGCGGCATCATACTGATGTTGGTCGGCTTTCTGGCCGCCGCCATCACTGGCGGCGCGTATGCTGCCCTCCCAGGCGCACTAAAAGCATACACCGACACGAACGAGATCATCACCACCATCATGCTGAACTTCATCGCCATCGGAGCCGTCGGTTGGCTCGTTGAGGGCCCGTTCAGAGGCGAAGACCAGGCGGCAGCGAACACCGAGCGGATCCCAGAGTACGTCGCTTTTCCTCGGCTAATCTATGACGTCCCTGACTTCTCGATGGTCGGTCTCGCCATCGCACTCGTGGTTTCGGGGGTCCTTTCCGTTCTTCTGGTGCGAACTGGCTTCGGCTACGATATCGTCACAAGCGGGTACCAACAGTCCGCAGCGGCGTATTCCGGTGTTGATGCCAAGCGGATGATCGTGGTGACGATGACGATCTCGGGAATGGTTGCCGGGATCGCGGGTGCAATCTTCGCAATTATGATACAAGGCTACTACAGCACGCCAGGAGGTATCGCTACTTACGGCTACGACGCGATCGCGGTGAGTCTCCTCGCGGCGAACAACCCACTCGGAGTCATCCCGGCTGGGCTGTTGTTCGGCGGGCTCGACTCGGCCACGTCGTTCATCGGGCTCAACAGCGATGTCCCCGCACAGTTGATCGACGGCATCGTCGGTCTCGTCGTGTTGTTCGTCGCTGCTCCGGAACTCTTTCGCATGGCCGCCCGGCGGACCGGAATGGACGGTGATGACTGATGAGCATGGCCCAATATGCTCGTCAGAACACCGTCCAGGTTGGCGGTGTCGTTGCGCTGATCGCCATCGGTGTGTTGGGTACCCTCTTACTCGACTTACCGGTCGAAGCTCTCTTGACGGTCGGGTTTGTCGAGCGGTC
The genomic region above belongs to Halococcus salifodinae DSM 8989 and contains:
- a CDS encoding ABC transporter permease; its protein translation is MSDRESTRSSEVLSRISARLQNASVLGRLAIAVASTVSALLIGLMIVAASGYDPVQFLANVFEGSFGDDAAIARTLKFTTIFVLTGVAVAVAFRAGVFNIGVQGQFIVGGFATVISILWLAPMVPEGTIGGIILMLVGFLAAAITGGAYAALPGALKAYTDTNEIITTIMLNFIAIGAVGWLVEGPFRGEDQAAANTERIPEYVAFPRLIYDVPDFSMVGLAIALVVSGVLSVLLVRTGFGYDIVTSGYQQSAAAYSGVDAKRMIVVTMTISGMVAGIAGAIFAIMIQGYYSTPGGIATYGYDAIAVSLLAANNPLGVIPAGLLFGGLDSATSFIGLNSDVPAQLIDGIVGLVVLFVAAPELFRMAARRTGMDGDD